From the Bradyrhizobium ontarionense genome, the window GCGCAGAAAATGCGCAGATATGCCCATTCCTTAGGCGCGACCGAATAACGCAGGTCCGAATGGGCCCCCTCAGGGCGGAAAAGGCCCGTGTTCACTGCTCGTTAGCCCTCACGAGCCGTCTGGCACGGCATTTGATTATAGGCCCCTGGCTGTGCCCGCGTCGTGAAGATTTCTCCCGCGTGGTGAACCTCAGTCGACAAGAAGCGCTCGGTAACGTCCGTGCCGGGCCCAAGCGGGGATAGGACCCATGAAAATTGTTATGGCGATCATTAAGCCATTCAAGCTCGAAGAAGTCCGGGACGCCCTGACCGCCATCGGCGTTCATGGTCTCACGGTGACCGAAGTGAAGGGGTACGGCCGGCAGAAAGGCCATACGGAAATCTACCGCGGCGCCGAATATGCGGTGAGCTTCCTGCCCAAGATCAAGATCGAAGTCGCCATCCCCGCCGACCAGGTCGACAAGACCATCGACGCGATCTCCACGGCCGCCAAGACCGGACAGATCGGCGACGGCAAGATCTTCGTGATCGGCCTCGACCACGCCGTGCGTATCCGCACCGGCGAGGCCGACGCTGCGGCCCTTTGATTTCGCGCTCAAACCAGAACACTTACGGAGTAGAAGAAAATGACGTTCAAGCGTCCAACCAGCGCGGGATGGGTTACGCTCGCAATTGCAGGGCTCTGCGTCGCAG encodes:
- a CDS encoding P-II family nitrogen regulator, producing MKIVMAIIKPFKLEEVRDALTAIGVHGLTVTEVKGYGRQKGHTEIYRGAEYAVSFLPKIKIEVAIPADQVDKTIDAISTAAKTGQIGDGKIFVIGLDHAVRIRTGEADAAAL